A single window of Microbacterium oryzae DNA harbors:
- a CDS encoding HNH endonuclease signature motif containing protein — protein MAKKPVHLDPSDAARQAAAQLDGAAPSVRELRDADLVALVGVVEHLGRAVDALRVRVAGEVAFRSCRADDAALADRYGCRTGTELLERLTGASSRELRGRARLDESTRTRTALTGEDLAPRLEHVAAGLASGLLGMEAAAGIMKAVDTARRGGGDPERVELMERHLVAIATGTIDPDAQPGDGADDEEGRSEADPLATLAPVPPLSVVNLHAQAWIDVLTADGAEPDHDGAMRQRSLTLTPLPSGAFRINGVLVPEAGALLQALLSAHTNPARNVRFTSDGDVRGESDGGGAGEGGEGGAAQWPEVELPPPDAMPDTRSATQKRHDALMAMLEAASRAAETPSLGGAAPTVMVHVSADDLARQANASGAAFTRPVAHLDGVDAPVPLGVAERIGCTGDILRAVFTAEGRLLSLSSVQRIFTATQRKAIVARDGGCVIPGCTIPAAWCEIHHVQDYAQGGPTTTDNGVLLCWWHHHHLEQSGWAIRMRGGVPYLAPPAWIDRACRPRPAQGSATRLRSRLRRTLVSRRT, from the coding sequence ATGGCGAAGAAGCCAGTGCATCTCGACCCGAGCGACGCGGCCCGGCAGGCCGCCGCGCAGCTCGACGGCGCTGCTCCCTCGGTTCGCGAGCTGAGGGATGCGGATCTCGTCGCCCTGGTCGGCGTCGTCGAGCATCTCGGTCGAGCCGTCGACGCTCTGCGCGTTCGAGTCGCCGGGGAAGTGGCTTTCCGGTCGTGCCGGGCGGATGACGCGGCGCTGGCAGACCGGTACGGGTGTCGCACGGGGACCGAGCTGCTCGAGCGCCTCACCGGCGCCTCGTCGCGCGAGCTGCGCGGGCGCGCTCGGCTCGATGAGAGCACCCGCACGCGCACCGCGCTCACCGGAGAGGACCTCGCGCCTCGCCTGGAGCACGTGGCCGCGGGCCTCGCCTCCGGGCTGCTGGGAATGGAAGCCGCGGCCGGGATCATGAAGGCGGTCGACACCGCTCGTCGTGGCGGTGGCGACCCGGAGCGCGTCGAGCTGATGGAGCGGCACCTCGTCGCGATCGCGACCGGGACGATCGATCCCGACGCGCAGCCCGGCGATGGGGCGGACGACGAGGAGGGCCGCTCCGAGGCGGATCCGCTGGCGACGCTCGCCCCGGTGCCGCCGCTGTCGGTCGTCAACCTGCACGCGCAGGCGTGGATCGACGTGCTCACCGCCGACGGTGCGGAACCCGATCACGACGGCGCCATGCGTCAGCGGTCGCTGACCCTCACGCCGCTTCCGAGCGGCGCGTTCCGCATCAACGGCGTGCTCGTGCCGGAGGCGGGGGCGCTGCTGCAGGCGCTGCTCTCCGCTCACACCAACCCCGCTCGGAATGTGCGCTTCACGTCGGATGGCGATGTGCGCGGGGAGAGCGATGGCGGCGGCGCGGGAGAGGGCGGCGAGGGCGGTGCTGCGCAGTGGCCGGAGGTGGAGCTCCCGCCGCCGGATGCGATGCCCGATACGCGCAGCGCGACCCAGAAGCGCCACGACGCGCTGATGGCCATGCTGGAGGCCGCGTCGCGCGCGGCGGAGACGCCGAGTCTGGGCGGGGCCGCGCCGACCGTCATGGTGCACGTCAGCGCGGATGATCTGGCCCGGCAGGCGAACGCGTCAGGGGCGGCGTTCACCCGGCCGGTGGCGCACCTGGATGGTGTCGACGCGCCGGTGCCTCTCGGGGTGGCCGAGCGCATCGGCTGCACCGGCGACATCCTCCGGGCGGTGTTCACCGCGGAAGGTCGGCTGCTGTCTCTCTCCAGCGTGCAGCGGATCTTCACCGCGACGCAGCGGAAGGCGATCGTCGCCCGCGATGGCGGCTGCGTCATCCCGGGCTGCACGATCCCGGCGGCCTGGTGCGAGATCCATCACGTGCAGGATTACGCGCAGGGTGGCCCGACGACCACGGACAACGGTGTCCTGCTCTGCTGGTGGCATCATCACCACCTCGAGCAGTCGGGATGGGCCATCCGGATGAGGGGCGGCGTGCCGTACCTCGCCCCGCCCGCCTGGATCGACCGCGCGTGCCGGCCGCGTCCCGCGCAGGGCTCCGCGACCCGGCTGCGCAGCAGGCTGCGCCGCACCCTGGTGTCGAGGCGGACGTGA
- the bcp gene encoding thioredoxin-dependent thiol peroxidase, translated as MTTRLEPGTPAPDFTLLDQDEKSLSLSDLRGQRVVLYFYPEALTTGCAKQACDFRDSLGSLASAGYTVVGISRDLPEKLRRFRDRDGLTFELLSDPERSVHEAYGTWGEKSNYGRIVQGVIRSTFVLDEDGVIVKALYNVKATGHVARLRRELGIDA; from the coding sequence ATGACGACCCGCCTCGAACCCGGTACCCCCGCCCCTGACTTCACGCTCCTCGACCAGGACGAGAAGAGCCTTTCGCTCTCCGACCTGCGCGGGCAGAGGGTCGTGCTGTACTTCTACCCCGAGGCGCTCACGACCGGCTGCGCGAAGCAGGCCTGCGACTTCCGCGACAGCCTCGGGTCGCTCGCGTCGGCGGGGTACACGGTCGTCGGGATCTCGCGCGACCTGCCCGAGAAGCTGCGCCGCTTCCGGGACCGAGACGGACTCACCTTCGAGCTCCTCAGCGACCCCGAGCGTTCGGTGCACGAGGCGTACGGCACCTGGGGCGAGAAGAGCAACTACGGCCGCATCGTGCAGGGCGTCATCCGCTCGACATTCGTCCTCGACGAGGACGGCGTCATCGTGAAGGCTCTCTACAACGTCAAGGCCACCGGTCACGTGGCGCGCCTGCGCCGCGAACTCGGCATCGACGCCTGA
- a CDS encoding ABC transporter ATP-binding protein: MSITHTSTAAGPDLHAGGTSAISLSRLVRRFDSGDSPVVAVDGVDLRIARGEIVALLGPNGAGKTTTIDMMLGLSEPNEGEVRVLGEAPRLAVATGRLSAVLQTGGLLADLTVRETVAVVAGIHGARDRVDAVIERADLAGIARRRVSKCSGGEQQRLKFALAVLPDPDVLVLDEPTAGMDVTARRRFWDAMREDAAAGRTIVFATHYLEEAEQFARRTIVMSRGRIVADEDTARLRASLGGRTVSATLPGASESVVACLREDASVSDLSLSGGRLTARTSASDALAARLLSLGASDLEIAAPTLEDAFTSLTEDRS, from the coding sequence ATGAGCATCACCCATACCTCCACCGCCGCAGGCCCGGACCTGCACGCCGGCGGAACCTCGGCGATCTCGCTGTCGCGCCTTGTCCGTCGATTCGACTCGGGCGACAGCCCGGTCGTCGCTGTCGACGGCGTCGACCTGCGCATCGCGCGCGGCGAGATCGTCGCCCTCCTCGGTCCGAACGGCGCCGGGAAGACGACGACCATCGACATGATGCTGGGACTGTCCGAGCCGAACGAGGGCGAGGTGCGGGTGCTCGGCGAGGCCCCGCGTCTGGCGGTGGCCACCGGTCGCCTCTCCGCGGTGCTCCAGACCGGAGGACTCCTCGCGGACCTCACCGTGCGGGAGACGGTGGCGGTCGTCGCCGGCATCCACGGCGCCCGCGACCGCGTGGACGCCGTCATCGAACGCGCCGATCTCGCCGGCATCGCCCGCCGCCGGGTGAGCAAGTGCTCCGGCGGCGAGCAGCAGCGGCTCAAGTTCGCACTCGCGGTGCTGCCGGACCCGGACGTGCTCGTGCTCGACGAGCCCACGGCGGGCATGGACGTCACCGCGCGGCGCCGCTTCTGGGACGCCATGCGCGAGGACGCCGCGGCCGGCCGCACGATCGTCTTCGCCACGCACTACCTTGAGGAGGCGGAGCAGTTCGCCCGCCGCACCATCGTCATGAGCAGGGGGCGGATCGTCGCGGACGAGGACACCGCGCGCCTGCGCGCCTCCCTGGGCGGGCGCACCGTCTCGGCCACGCTCCCCGGTGCGTCCGAGAGCGTCGTCGCCTGCCTGCGCGAGGACGCGTCCGTCTCCGACCTCTCGCTGAGCGGCGGCCGACTGACCGCCCGCACCTCGGCATCCGACGCGCTCGCGGCGCGGCTCCTCTCCCTCGGCGCGTCCGATCTCGAGATCGCCGCCCCCACCCTGGAAGACGCCTTCACATCCCTCACGGAGGACCGCTCATGA